Proteins encoded within one genomic window of Veillonellales bacterium:
- a CDS encoding AzlD domain-containing protein has protein sequence MMRTEVIITIVAMAVATFFTRFTSPAILGDTGISTKLKRFLKYVPTAILTALIAPALFAPHGYIDFSMGNSYLIAGAIAALLAYFRQPPLITMGGGMAAMLAIRSLGI, from the coding sequence ATGATGAGAACTGAGGTTATTATAACCATTGTGGCTATGGCGGTTGCTACTTTCTTTACGCGGTTTACCAGCCCTGCGATTTTAGGTGATACGGGCATCTCAACGAAGCTAAAACGGTTTTTGAAGTACGTACCAACCGCGATACTTACTGCTTTAATTGCTCCTGCACTGTTCGCTCCACACGGGTATATTGATTTTTCAATGGGGAATAGCTATCTTATTGCCGGTGCAATAGCAGCGCTTTTGGCCTATTTTCGTCAACCCCCCCTGATTACTATGGGAGGAGGAATGGCCGCTATGCTGGCAATACGCAGCCTTGGAATTTGA
- the sfsA gene encoding DNA/RNA nuclease SfsA produces MKYEQVISGKFIKRDNRFIARVWVDGREEVVHVKNTGRCKELLLPGVTVILAKAVNPNRRTAYSLIAVYKGKKLINMDSQVPNQVVAEALQQGKIAEVGQVDRIRREVTYGNSRFDIYFESVGQKGFIEVKGVTLEQDGTVLFPDAPTVRGTKHIYEMVHAVGQGYAGCIFFLVQMNQVSHFTPNRKMDADFAEALSIAAEKGVRILVYDSVVREDEIFLGNPVSFVL; encoded by the coding sequence ATGAAATATGAACAGGTAATCAGCGGCAAATTTATCAAACGGGACAACCGGTTTATCGCCCGGGTATGGGTGGATGGCAGGGAAGAGGTTGTTCATGTGAAAAACACCGGGCGCTGCAAAGAACTGCTGCTGCCCGGTGTCACTGTTATTTTGGCGAAAGCGGTGAATCCAAACCGCAGAACGGCCTATTCTTTAATTGCCGTATATAAAGGGAAAAAACTGATTAACATGGACTCTCAGGTGCCCAACCAGGTTGTGGCGGAAGCGCTGCAGCAGGGAAAGATTGCCGAAGTGGGACAAGTAGATCGGATTCGGCGGGAAGTGACTTATGGAAATTCCCGGTTTGATATTTATTTTGAGTCAGTCGGTCAAAAAGGATTTATTGAAGTAAAAGGGGTTACGCTGGAGCAGGACGGGACAGTATTGTTCCCGGATGCCCCTACCGTCCGGGGCACTAAACATATCTACGAGATGGTTCATGCCGTCGGTCAGGGATACGCAGGCTGCATCTTTTTTTTAGTGCAGATGAATCAGGTCAGCCACTTTACGCCAAACCGGAAAATGGACGCAGATTTTGCCGAGGCGTTATCAATTGCCGCCGAGAAGGGCGTCAGGATTCTGGTTTATGACTCGGTAGTGCGGGAAGATGAGATTTTTTTGGGCAATCCAGTTTCTTTTGTGTTATGA
- a CDS encoding DUF1343 domain-containing protein — protein MFKIVNRCILLLTIVLWLAGGALPVHASAKMEPVKLGIDNIDSYLCLFQGKRVGLITNQTGVDSRLQSTVDILREKTNLVALFSPEHGIRGTAAAGSTVASGVDEQTGIKVYSLYGDTKKPTPEMLADVDILCFDIQDIGARSYTYMYTMAYAMESCREQHKTFVVFDRPNPVGGREVEGPVLKPGFESFIGLYPIPVRHGLTIGELALLFNKEFHIDCDLAVVKMTGWHRDMYWQDTGLPWVMTSPNIPTPDTALVFSGTGLFGDTNVSEGVGTTRPFELVGAFWLDPFELAKRMNDMHLPGVYFRPTYFTPRFGEHAGEVCGGVQLHVINRTAFKPVVTAVNLLVVIQELGGEHFVYSNPRGFDLAMGESELRENPAAAADQVSRWEQEAKEFKKLSANYLLYQ, from the coding sequence ATGTTTAAAATTGTGAATCGGTGCATTCTGTTGCTTACAATTGTTTTGTGGCTGGCAGGCGGAGCTTTGCCGGTACACGCTTCGGCAAAAATGGAACCGGTAAAGCTGGGTATTGATAATATTGATTCGTATCTCTGCCTGTTTCAGGGGAAGCGGGTCGGACTGATTACTAATCAAACCGGTGTTGACAGCCGGCTGCAAAGTACGGTGGATATTTTACGGGAAAAGACCAACCTAGTGGCTTTATTTTCACCGGAACACGGCATTCGGGGTACTGCTGCTGCCGGCTCGACGGTGGCTTCAGGTGTGGATGAACAAACCGGGATAAAAGTCTACAGCCTTTATGGTGATACGAAGAAACCAACGCCGGAGATGCTGGCCGATGTTGATATTCTTTGCTTTGATATTCAGGACATTGGCGCCCGTTCTTATACGTATATGTATACGATGGCGTATGCTATGGAAAGCTGCCGGGAACAGCATAAAACCTTTGTCGTGTTTGACCGGCCCAATCCGGTTGGCGGCAGGGAGGTAGAGGGACCCGTATTAAAACCGGGGTTCGAATCCTTTATCGGCTTGTACCCGATACCGGTGCGCCACGGACTGACCATTGGCGAATTGGCGCTGTTGTTCAATAAAGAGTTTCATATTGACTGCGACCTGGCGGTTGTAAAAATGACAGGCTGGCACCGGGATATGTATTGGCAGGATACGGGATTGCCCTGGGTGATGACTTCGCCTAACATTCCCACACCGGATACGGCTTTGGTGTTCAGCGGCACAGGGCTGTTTGGCGATACCAATGTTTCCGAGGGGGTCGGAACTACCCGGCCTTTTGAATTGGTTGGAGCCTTCTGGCTGGATCCCTTTGAATTGGCGAAACGGATGAACGATATGCATTTGCCTGGCGTGTACTTCCGGCCCACTTATTTCACCCCTCGCTTCGGGGAGCATGCCGGTGAAGTCTGCGGCGGGGTTCAGCTGCATGTTATCAATCGTACTGCTTTTAAGCCGGTAGTGACTGCGGTGAATTTGCTGGTTGTTATTCAGGAATTGGGCGGGGAGCATTTTGTTTATTCCAATCCCCGCGGCTTTGATTTGGCAATGGGTGAAAGTGAGCTGCGGGAAAATCCGGCAGCTGCAGCCGATCAAGTCAGCCGCTGGGAGCAGGAGGCTAAGGAATTCAAAAAACTATCGGCAAATTACCTTCTGTATCAGTAA
- a CDS encoding PEP/pyruvate-binding domain-containing protein produces MKKFGDMKARFSGIHDLMKFRVTEILLISTAYDAYVLEEDGRLAEQIYHHFNDLSIPFIPRIHWVATGADAWEELEMGTIHLIITMSRISDMSSFEFETKIHEAYPNIPIVMLSYDRMTPEMIARIRGTSCIDRVFHWSGDTKVLVAIIKYIEDKQNVEADSKLGVQAILLVDDSPAYYSQILPAIYTEILKQTRCLVLHAMNIKHGLLRVRLRPKILLAETYEEAMAIIGKYRYNLLGVISDVRFPKDGSLNPQAGFELSKIVREISPDLLFLLQSEELENAEKAKALHLDFLNKNSPSLLHNLRKYILENYGFGSFVFKYPDGRVIDEATDVTSLERIIRDLPDESLYYHATKNHFSRWFRARAEVEVADRLRFVDTERRASAADIRDIRDYILKVLNDYFRKYQFGSVLDFEGLAKKDMENAFIKLGTGSLGGKARGIAFMNGMITKAQLADNYEDMKVKVPRSFVIGSDVFEKFMEENQLDAFLAANPTEAAIAQKFTESPLPAATQQSLCVLTQYIKCPLAVRSSSILEDSRVLPFAGIYNTYVVPNCHDDLAIRVKQLEDAVKLVYASVFYAAPVQYAKNADIWIEEEKMAVLIQELVGERYGDHYYPVISGVAQSYNFYPYDPLKPEDGTVSLALGLGKAIVEGERVYRFSPVYPKLNPLVSGPKEYLEKSQHAFYAINLKDSADITLRADEDYIYKKLPISQAQKDQSLEYIGSTYSAENDCIYDNVNQPGPKLVTFAPILKYNRLPLRQIVKDLLRLGKQSFGTDVEIEFAVNIPKDNNKPKEFNFLQIRPMVVGREVFEVSMDEPEESWCFSRRTIGNGIYQNIHDVIFVDPEAFNLADSVQIAAEIAELNQVLLKEGRRCILVGFGRMGTADRWLGIPLRWEQMSQALIIVEVDLKNLRPEPSLGSHFFHNLTSTHMGYFHIQYDNQAAGMLDWEWLRSQPVLQQTKYVKLIRRQEPFKAKLDGRNFKGIIYK; encoded by the coding sequence ATGAAGAAATTCGGTGATATGAAAGCCCGTTTTTCCGGTATTCATGATCTGATGAAATTCAGGGTTACAGAAATACTGCTGATATCAACCGCATACGATGCGTATGTTCTGGAAGAAGATGGACGGTTAGCCGAACAGATTTACCATCATTTCAACGACTTGAGTATTCCTTTTATCCCCAGGATTCATTGGGTAGCCACCGGAGCAGATGCTTGGGAAGAGCTGGAAATGGGAACCATCCATCTGATTATTACTATGTCCCGTATAAGCGATATGAGTTCATTTGAGTTTGAAACAAAAATACATGAAGCGTACCCCAACATCCCGATTGTTATGCTTTCTTATGATCGGATGACTCCGGAAATGATTGCCCGGATCCGGGGAACTTCTTGTATAGACCGGGTGTTCCATTGGTCGGGGGATACTAAGGTTTTGGTAGCGATTATTAAATATATAGAGGACAAGCAGAATGTTGAAGCAGACAGTAAATTGGGAGTTCAGGCTATCCTGCTGGTGGATGATTCGCCGGCATATTACTCGCAAATATTGCCTGCTATTTATACGGAAATCTTGAAACAGACCCGGTGCCTGGTGCTGCATGCCATGAATATCAAGCATGGGTTGCTTAGAGTTCGCCTTAGACCGAAGATCCTGCTCGCGGAAACCTACGAAGAAGCCATGGCGATTATCGGCAAGTACCGCTATAATTTGCTGGGGGTAATTTCTGATGTGAGGTTTCCCAAGGATGGATCCCTAAATCCACAGGCCGGTTTTGAACTCAGTAAAATAGTGCGGGAGATAAGCCCTGACCTGCTGTTTTTATTACAGTCCGAGGAATTGGAAAATGCCGAAAAGGCCAAAGCACTGCATTTGGATTTTCTCAACAAAAACTCTCCCAGCCTGCTGCATAATTTGCGCAAGTACATTCTGGAAAACTACGGCTTCGGCTCTTTTGTATTTAAGTATCCTGATGGCAGAGTTATTGATGAAGCAACGGATGTCACAAGTCTGGAAAGAATAATCCGTGATTTACCGGATGAGAGCCTTTACTATCATGCGACTAAAAATCATTTTTCCCGTTGGTTTCGTGCCAGAGCCGAAGTTGAAGTGGCGGACAGGCTGAGATTTGTGGATACAGAACGAAGGGCCAGTGCTGCTGATATCCGGGATATTCGCGACTATATTCTAAAAGTGCTGAATGACTATTTTCGAAAATATCAATTTGGCTCGGTGCTTGATTTTGAGGGCCTTGCCAAAAAAGATATGGAGAATGCGTTTATTAAACTGGGGACAGGGTCCCTGGGGGGGAAGGCCAGAGGAATTGCCTTTATGAACGGCATGATTACCAAAGCTCAGCTGGCAGATAATTACGAGGATATGAAAGTCAAGGTACCACGCTCATTTGTCATTGGCAGTGACGTATTTGAAAAATTTATGGAAGAGAATCAGTTGGATGCCTTTCTTGCCGCGAACCCAACAGAAGCGGCGATTGCACAAAAATTTACCGAAAGCCCTTTACCGGCCGCCACGCAGCAAAGCCTGTGTGTGTTGACCCAATATATAAAATGTCCCCTTGCCGTTCGTTCATCAAGCATTCTGGAGGATTCGCGGGTACTGCCCTTTGCCGGAATCTATAATACATATGTAGTTCCAAATTGTCATGACGACCTTGCAATTCGGGTTAAACAGCTTGAGGATGCGGTTAAGCTGGTTTACGCTTCGGTATTTTACGCGGCTCCGGTGCAATATGCCAAGAATGCCGATATCTGGATTGAGGAAGAGAAAATGGCCGTTTTGATCCAGGAACTGGTGGGAGAACGCTATGGTGATCATTATTATCCGGTTATTTCCGGCGTGGCTCAGTCCTACAACTTTTATCCCTATGACCCGCTGAAGCCGGAGGACGGAACAGTAAGCTTGGCTTTGGGATTAGGGAAGGCCATTGTTGAAGGGGAGCGGGTATACCGTTTTTCCCCGGTTTATCCAAAGCTCAACCCGCTTGTTTCAGGTCCTAAGGAATATCTGGAAAAATCGCAGCATGCGTTTTATGCGATAAATTTAAAAGATTCTGCCGACATTACGCTGCGGGCCGACGAAGACTATATTTACAAGAAGCTACCGATTTCCCAGGCACAGAAAGATCAGTCATTGGAGTATATTGGCAGCACCTATTCTGCCGAAAATGACTGTATTTATGACAACGTAAATCAGCCGGGGCCAAAACTGGTGACGTTTGCGCCCATTCTCAAGTATAACAGGCTGCCGCTGCGGCAGATTGTTAAAGACTTGCTGCGGTTGGGAAAACAATCCTTTGGCACTGATGTTGAAATTGAATTTGCTGTCAATATTCCTAAGGATAATAACAAACCGAAAGAGTTTAATTTTCTGCAGATCAGACCGATGGTGGTTGGCCGGGAAGTTTTTGAGGTTAGTATGGATGAGCCGGAGGAATCCTGGTGTTTCAGCCGGCGTACTATTGGCAACGGAATCTATCAAAATATTCACGATGTTATTTTTGTCGATCCGGAGGCCTTTAATCTTGCGGACAGCGTTCAAATTGCGGCTGAGATTGCCGAACTGAATCAGGTACTGCTTAAGGAAGGACGCCGGTGCATTCTTGTCGGATTTGGCAGAATGGGAACAGCGGATCGATGGTTAGGAATTCCTTTGAGATGGGAGCAAATGTCACAGGCGCTGATCATTGTGGAAGTTGATCTTAAGAATCTTCGGCCAGAACCTTCGCTGGGCAGCCACTTTTTTCATAATTTGACGTCTACCCATATGGGATATTTTCATATCCAATATGATAATCAAGCTGCCGGGATGCTTGATTGGGAGTGGCTGCGCAGCCAGCCTGTTCTGCAGCAAACGAAATATGTCAAACTGATTAGGCGGCAGGAGCCATTTAAGGCTAAACTTGACGGTAGAAATTTCAAAGGGATTATCTACAAATAG
- a CDS encoding AzlC family ABC transporter permease has product MKVKELVEGLKDTLPIMVGVFPFGLAYGIVAQSIGLTPGETLLMSVLVFAGAAQFISLPMFAEGAGVAMIALTVLLVNLRHLLMGISLAPYMSELSLPHKALLSFGMADETYAVTISRTQAIGYSAAYQLGSNMAGYVTWVLSTAGGVLLGSRINDPLSWGLDFAMPATFLALLVPRLIDKFNILVCLIAAGVSVIAAVIIPGNWYIIIACLTAVAAGGMMEGASNDEN; this is encoded by the coding sequence ATGAAAGTTAAAGAATTGGTTGAAGGACTGAAGGATACACTTCCGATTATGGTGGGAGTATTTCCATTTGGTCTTGCTTATGGTATTGTCGCTCAATCGATAGGCCTTACTCCGGGAGAAACTTTATTGATGTCGGTGCTGGTTTTTGCTGGGGCAGCCCAATTTATCAGCCTTCCTATGTTTGCGGAAGGGGCTGGGGTGGCAATGATTGCTTTAACCGTTTTACTCGTAAATCTTCGCCATCTGCTCATGGGGATATCGCTTGCTCCGTATATGAGTGAATTATCTTTGCCTCATAAAGCTCTGCTCTCATTTGGTATGGCTGATGAAACTTATGCGGTTACGATTAGCCGCACCCAGGCAATTGGCTATAGTGCTGCGTATCAATTAGGAAGCAATATGGCCGGCTATGTTACGTGGGTTCTGTCTACCGCGGGGGGAGTTCTTCTCGGCAGCCGCATTAATGATCCACTCTCTTGGGGACTTGATTTTGCCATGCCGGCAACCTTTTTAGCCTTATTAGTTCCTCGTCTTATTGACAAATTTAACATATTGGTATGTTTGATTGCAGCGGGGGTTAGTGTAATAGCGGCTGTTATTATCCCTGGAAATTGGTATATCATTATCGCATGTTTAACCGCTGTTGCAGCCGGCGGAATGATGGAGGGTGCAAGCAATGATGAGAACTGA
- the lysA gene encoding diaminopimelate decarboxylase, which translates to MADKTLPFTQAKLAEIIQQYPTPFHIYDEKAIRKNIRNLIAAFSWAPDFKEYYAVKAAPNPYLLRILREEGAGGDCSSLAELILCERSGIRGENIMLTSNDTPAVEFQKARELGAIINLDDISHIDYLEKHAGIPALICFRYNPGPLRKSGNTIIGYPEEAKYGLTREQIFAAYQIMKDKGVKRFGLHTMVISNELNPEGLIETANMMFDLAVELKQRLGISLEFVNFGGGIGIPYKPEQEPVDLAALGQAIHHLYNEKIVANGLHPLQIVMECGRMITGPFGYLVATVLHKKETYKNYVGLDACMAHLMRPALYGAYHHITVVGKENQPLDHTYDVTGSLCENNDKFAIDRKLPAIDIGDILVIHDAGAHGHAMGFNYNGKLRSAELLLRPDGSVQKIRRAETLDDYFATLDFDSFKLNLAAASTTGQ; encoded by the coding sequence ATGGCGGACAAAACATTGCCTTTTACACAAGCGAAGCTGGCGGAAATTATTCAGCAGTATCCAACACCTTTTCATATTTATGATGAGAAAGCAATCCGCAAAAACATACGAAATTTAATTGCCGCTTTTTCCTGGGCACCGGACTTCAAAGAGTATTATGCGGTAAAGGCGGCTCCCAATCCTTATCTCCTCCGGATTTTACGGGAAGAAGGAGCCGGCGGCGACTGCAGTTCACTGGCAGAATTAATTTTGTGTGAACGAAGCGGCATTCGGGGTGAAAACATTATGCTTACTTCTAATGACACTCCGGCTGTTGAATTCCAAAAGGCCAGAGAATTAGGAGCGATTATCAACCTGGATGATATCAGCCATATTGATTATCTGGAAAAACATGCCGGCATCCCGGCGCTCATCTGCTTCCGTTACAATCCCGGTCCGCTGCGGAAAAGCGGCAATACGATCATCGGCTATCCGGAAGAAGCTAAGTACGGTTTAACCCGGGAGCAGATTTTTGCTGCTTATCAAATCATGAAAGACAAAGGGGTTAAGCGCTTTGGCCTGCACACGATGGTGATTTCCAATGAACTTAATCCGGAAGGCTTGATCGAAACTGCCAATATGATGTTTGATTTGGCGGTTGAACTGAAGCAAAGACTGGGAATTTCTTTGGAATTTGTCAATTTCGGCGGCGGCATCGGCATTCCTTACAAGCCGGAACAGGAACCGGTGGATTTGGCCGCATTGGGACAGGCAATTCATCATTTATATAACGAAAAGATCGTTGCCAACGGACTGCATCCCTTACAGATCGTCATGGAATGCGGCCGGATGATTACCGGACCTTTCGGTTATTTGGTCGCCACAGTACTGCATAAGAAGGAAACCTATAAAAACTATGTCGGGCTGGATGCATGCATGGCTCATTTAATGCGGCCGGCGCTTTATGGCGCGTACCACCATATTACGGTAGTTGGTAAAGAAAATCAGCCGCTTGATCATACTTATGATGTAACCGGCTCATTGTGCGAAAATAATGATAAGTTTGCTATTGACCGCAAGCTTCCTGCTATTGATATCGGCGATATCCTGGTCATCCATGACGCCGGTGCTCACGGCCATGCCATGGGATTCAACTATAACGGGAAATTGCGTTCGGCGGAGCTGCTGCTGCGGCCGGACGGCAGCGTACAAAAGATCCGCCGGGCGGAAACGCTGGATGACTATTTTGCCACTTTGGATTTTGACAGTTTTAAATTGAATTTGGCGGCTGCTTCGACAACAGGACAATAA
- a CDS encoding PLP-dependent aminotransferase family protein, which yields MDITKILNGIRIDPKSSAPMYLQIANSLAAKINECTLPAGSKLLPERDLASLLAVSRTTIINAYRLLEERGLVSTRIGSGTYVADLASADQPTSGMPWEQLFKPQYKSPLSYLLRSLVAAPIADETISFAAGMPDPTLYDLSIIEKALKENHCLEAEDYGYIPIEGYPPLRRSLSAWQTAQGIHASPDNILIVSGSQQGLYLIVKVFIEPRDYVIVESPTYLGAIQMLEAAGARILTLPESSSLDLEIFEDYLIRYRPKFFYTIPTYQNPTGQVMPLRHRQEIIRLAARYHLTVVEDDPYSQLYYDRQPPLSLKSLDTYGGVIYLSTFSKILFPGLRTGWVTAAPQVINRLAQEKQYVDLHSNNLSQIILHSCLEQHYLANHLTVVRREYKKRRDTLAGAIRQYCSNHLDFGVPEGGFYLWCTVHPPASPAELLRRSAAAGVTFVPGEAFYLNNPKSRQIRLCFVTHKNEQLIEGIRRLAKIFKSGAANVTLPTAAAGRPLI from the coding sequence ATGGATATTACCAAAATTTTAAATGGTATTCGGATTGATCCAAAATCGTCAGCACCTATGTATTTGCAAATTGCTAATAGCTTAGCAGCTAAAATCAATGAGTGTACACTGCCGGCCGGCAGCAAACTACTGCCTGAACGCGATCTTGCCAGTCTGTTGGCTGTAAGCCGGACAACGATAATTAACGCTTATCGATTATTAGAAGAAAGAGGACTAGTATCAACAAGAATCGGCAGCGGAACTTATGTAGCAGATTTAGCCAGTGCTGATCAACCAACCAGCGGTATGCCATGGGAACAGTTGTTTAAACCCCAGTATAAATCGCCGTTATCGTATTTACTTCGCTCATTAGTCGCTGCCCCGATAGCGGATGAAACTATTTCTTTTGCTGCAGGCATGCCTGATCCGACACTTTATGATCTCAGCATTATTGAAAAAGCCCTTAAAGAGAATCACTGCCTAGAAGCAGAAGATTACGGCTACATACCAATTGAAGGTTATCCGCCGCTCAGGCGTTCCTTGTCAGCCTGGCAGACTGCTCAGGGAATACACGCCTCTCCTGATAATATTCTAATCGTTTCCGGTTCACAGCAAGGACTTTATCTTATTGTGAAAGTCTTTATCGAACCGCGGGATTATGTTATAGTGGAATCGCCTACCTATCTTGGGGCAATTCAAATGCTAGAGGCCGCTGGGGCCCGTATTTTAACCCTTCCCGAGTCTAGCAGCCTTGATCTGGAGATATTTGAAGACTATCTGATCCGTTATCGTCCTAAATTCTTTTATACAATCCCTACATATCAAAATCCTACGGGTCAAGTCATGCCGCTTCGCCATCGTCAAGAGATCATCCGTTTAGCGGCTCGCTATCACCTAACCGTTGTGGAAGATGACCCATATAGTCAGCTGTATTATGATCGTCAGCCCCCGCTTTCCCTCAAAAGTCTTGACACTTATGGCGGAGTAATTTATTTGAGTACATTTTCTAAGATACTTTTCCCCGGTCTGAGAACCGGTTGGGTAACTGCCGCGCCCCAAGTCATTAATCGATTGGCCCAGGAAAAGCAGTACGTCGATCTCCACAGTAATAATCTTTCCCAAATAATTCTTCATAGTTGTCTAGAACAACACTATTTAGCGAATCATCTGACTGTTGTACGAAGAGAATATAAAAAACGTCGCGACACTCTTGCGGGAGCAATTCGACAATACTGCAGCAATCATTTGGATTTCGGAGTGCCTGAAGGCGGTTTTTATCTTTGGTGTACCGTTCATCCCCCTGCATCCCCAGCCGAACTTCTTCGGCGTTCCGCTGCTGCGGGCGTTACTTTCGTACCCGGTGAGGCATTCTATCTTAACAATCCTAAAAGTCGTCAAATCCGGCTTTGTTTTGTAACGCATAAAAACGAGCAGTTAATTGAAGGTATTCGACGACTAGCAAAAATCTTCAAGTCAGGCGCTGCCAACGTTACACTACCTACTGCAGCAGCCGGTCGCCCTCTTATTTAG
- a CDS encoding histidinol phosphate phosphatase yields the protein MLFDTHMHTKFSTDSQMRLEEAVAKARELNLGITVTEHMDLAYPEPQAFLLDIEGYFREYEKYRSDELLLGIEIGMRTDCREDNRQIAAGHAFDYVIGSIHVIDNVDIYCESFYRSRSKEEVYGQYFNAMIDCLETYEFIDCLGHIDYIARYGRYDDPEIYYDQFKDSIDRILGILAGQGKALEINTRRLDSRERIENILPVYRRFHDLGGRLVTVGSDAHKPKDIGKGMKLALQLAGECGLKAVRFKDRKPEYL from the coding sequence ATGTTGTTCGACACTCATATGCACACTAAGTTTTCAACTGACTCCCAAATGCGGCTGGAAGAGGCTGTGGCTAAGGCCCGGGAATTGAATCTGGGAATTACCGTTACGGAGCATATGGACTTAGCGTATCCGGAGCCCCAGGCTTTTTTGCTTGATATAGAGGGGTATTTCCGGGAATACGAAAAATATCGCAGTGACGAATTGCTGCTGGGAATCGAAATCGGCATGCGGACGGATTGCCGGGAGGATAACCGGCAGATTGCGGCAGGACATGCTTTTGATTATGTAATCGGCTCCATTCATGTGATTGACAATGTCGATATCTATTGCGAGAGTTTTTATCGTTCCCGCAGCAAGGAAGAAGTGTACGGTCAGTATTTTAACGCGATGATCGATTGCTTAGAGACATATGAATTTATCGATTGTCTGGGACATATTGATTATATTGCCCGCTACGGCAGGTATGATGATCCGGAGATCTACTATGATCAATTTAAAGATTCTATTGACCGGATATTGGGTATCCTGGCGGGACAGGGCAAGGCGCTGGAAATCAACACCCGCCGCTTGGACAGCCGGGAGCGGATTGAAAATATCCTGCCCGTATACCGGCGGTTTCATGATCTGGGCGGCCGGCTGGTGACTGTCGGATCGGATGCGCATAAGCCTAAGGATATTGGCAAGGGGATGAAGCTTGCATTACAGCTTGCCGGTGAGTGCGGACTGAAAGCGGTTCGGTTCAAAGATCGCAAACCGGAGTATCTATGA
- the mutY gene encoding A/G-specific adenine glycosylase, whose amino-acid sequence MLLAEKLLKWYRKCGRKLPWRGETDPYKIWVSEIMLQQTRVEMVKPYYERWMKRFPTLPELARAEEEEVIRFWQGLGYYSRARNLLQGVREVQAAYGGQVPANRSEIMGLSGIGEYTAGAVLSIAYGQAEPAIDGNVLRVFSRVYGIWEDVTLPAGKRLIRQLVEREMPADCPGNFNQALMDLGAAVCIPRVPRCQDCPLAEMCVAQLQNLQQRLPVKKKKAPPRIVFIVAGVICCGDRFLLRRRPDKGLLAGMWEFPAVEVSRAEDGAQKLPITIDTNLNQKITVGKLLFQLSHTFSHRQWEMSFYRCRLEQESPLPDTVPAGWFTRKDWPQLSFAGPHRKAARWLLTGNEQLEIFAQKKG is encoded by the coding sequence ATGCTGTTAGCGGAAAAATTATTGAAATGGTATAGAAAATGCGGCCGGAAACTGCCCTGGCGCGGTGAAACGGATCCTTATAAAATCTGGGTATCGGAGATTATGCTGCAGCAAACCCGGGTCGAAATGGTTAAGCCTTATTATGAACGGTGGATGAAGCGGTTTCCTACGTTGCCGGAACTGGCCCGGGCGGAGGAAGAGGAAGTCATTCGCTTCTGGCAGGGGCTGGGTTATTATTCCAGGGCGCGGAACCTTCTGCAAGGAGTCCGCGAGGTTCAGGCGGCTTATGGTGGACAGGTACCTGCCAACCGGTCGGAAATAATGGGACTTTCCGGGATTGGAGAGTATACCGCCGGTGCGGTATTAAGTATTGCTTACGGTCAGGCGGAGCCGGCGATTGACGGTAATGTGCTGCGGGTGTTCAGCCGGGTGTACGGCATTTGGGAAGACGTAACCTTGCCGGCGGGGAAGCGGCTTATTCGGCAGCTGGTAGAACGGGAAATGCCGGCTGACTGTCCGGGAAATTTTAATCAGGCGCTGATGGATCTGGGGGCAGCGGTTTGTATTCCGCGGGTTCCCCGCTGCCAGGACTGCCCGTTAGCGGAAATGTGTGTTGCTCAGCTTCAAAATTTGCAGCAGCGATTGCCGGTAAAAAAGAAAAAAGCGCCGCCCCGGATTGTTTTTATTGTCGCCGGCGTTATCTGCTGTGGGGACCGGTTTTTGCTGCGGCGGCGGCCGGACAAGGGATTATTGGCCGGAATGTGGGAATTTCCAGCCGTAGAAGTCAGCCGGGCGGAAGACGGAGCGCAAAAACTCCCAATTACCATTGATACCAATTTGAATCAGAAGATTACTGTAGGCAAGTTGTTGTTTCAACTGAGCCATACCTTCAGCCACCGGCAATGGGAGATGTCCTTTTATCGCTGCCGGCTGGAACAGGAAAGCCCTCTGCCGGATACGGTGCCGGCCGGATGGTTTACCAGGAAGGATTGGCCGCAGCTGTCGTTTGCCGGGCCGCACCGCAAAGCTGCCCGCTGGCTGCTGACCGGAAATGAGCAGCTGGAAATATTCGCTCAAAAGAAGGGCTGA